In Geminocystis sp. NIES-3709, a single genomic region encodes these proteins:
- a CDS encoding ATP-binding protein: MKQLKILIVEDELIAAESLTLDLEKLGYQVCGVVNSGEKAIEKVNKSNPDLILMDIMLKGKMDGISTAQIIYSQHKVPIIYLSAYGDKETLVKAKSTPVYGYLVKPYKIVDVNTTITMAWAKYQEDLQREADLCAEKKINQIKTQALATASHDLRTPLTNILGYTELIRDYGDRIAPDKKERYFNFIKSAVVKMTDSLEDLLLISKAEEGKITLYPQTFNIVEYLSIMVDEYNNLTENHTIELYSNQENYQVYLDQKILNHIFNNLLSNAIKYSPDGGRITLNLFCEEKEFILEIEDKGIGMPKDYQAKLFTLFERGSNVGSIKGNGLGLSIVKKAVELHGGKIEVKSKENEGTKFTVKIPLSLQ; encoded by the coding sequence ATGAAACAACTAAAGATATTAATAGTTGAAGACGAATTAATCGCCGCCGAGAGTCTTACCCTCGACTTAGAAAAACTAGGTTATCAAGTTTGTGGTGTGGTTAACTCAGGAGAAAAAGCCATTGAAAAGGTAAATAAAAGCAATCCCGATTTAATCTTAATGGATATTATGTTAAAGGGAAAAATGGATGGTATTAGTACAGCACAAATTATTTATAGTCAACATAAAGTACCCATTATTTATCTTAGTGCCTATGGGGATAAAGAAACCCTTGTTAAAGCAAAATCAACTCCTGTTTATGGTTACTTAGTTAAACCTTATAAAATAGTTGATGTTAATACCACTATCACTATGGCATGGGCAAAATATCAAGAAGATTTACAAAGAGAAGCCGATTTATGTGCCGAAAAAAAAATTAATCAGATAAAAACTCAAGCCTTAGCTACCGCTTCTCACGATTTACGGACTCCTTTAACTAATATTCTCGGTTATACTGAATTAATTAGAGATTATGGCGATCGTATTGCACCAGACAAAAAAGAAAGATACTTTAATTTCATTAAATCTGCGGTAGTGAAAATGACAGATTCCCTTGAAGATTTATTATTAATCAGCAAGGCAGAAGAAGGAAAAATAACTCTCTATCCTCAGACATTTAATATTGTCGAATATCTCAGTATCATGGTAGATGAGTACAATAATTTAACGGAAAATCACACCATAGAATTGTACAGTAATCAAGAAAATTATCAAGTATATTTGGATCAAAAAATTCTTAATCATATTTTCAATAACTTGCTATCTAATGCTATTAAATACTCTCCTGATGGTGGTAGAATTACATTGAATTTATTTTGTGAAGAAAAAGAATTTATTTTAGAAATAGAAGATAAAGGCATTGGAATGCCAAAAGATTATCAAGCAAAATTATTTACATTATTTGAGAGAGGAAGTAACGTAGGAAGTATAAAGGGTAACGGTTTAGGCTTATCTATTGTCAAAAAAGCAGTAGAATTACATGGAGGAAAAATAGAAGTTAAAAGTAAAGAAAATGAAGGAACAAAATTTACGGTAAAAATTCCTTTATCTCTACAATAA
- a CDS encoding PAS domain S-box protein has translation MVFHEELNLSIIDYHPILILPDTSFEDVVKKMAMGYEYLIVVDDLVPLGVISPQTILKIVASNINVYSLRAKKFCETFPCYQEKELPNLFTITQNIYKKKYIIYGCVNNRGNLNGIISDKSICSYFNTESFYHSISISEVIEPNLTLVKSNLSLASAIHKLNVNKHLKGFIFEENCSLKIVTYSTIISSILTHDWKGETLGQLETKELPYREDHEKITLISSLLEQNPNLLINHYFPDSVINSCLINNYSSDYQDNDNNCYFKIYNRLSIITSNSLIKVLTPPWQQEYLRQQQRELNRIKTAFKVEKKQVEQEKLLSQLSQRIRKSLHLEEILKSTVNEVRHFLACDRVIVYQLYPDGDGVIIAESVIEGVASILGRVVQDHCFAKDFIKPYLNGRIQAVDNVFEANLSPCHLDLLLGIEIQANLVVPIIFHDGLWGLLAAQNCLQPRHWLEDELELLQKLASQVAIAIQQSEYAQKALQVAQYQTAIATLGNTALISNNLDTLINTTVKIVSETLKVEYCDLLQLQPNRASFVLKAGIGWAKEWIGLAQIGSSPRWMPGYTLKVLHPVITEDLLVETRFSPSPILHNSGIISGATVHIASQQGCFGVMGIYSQNPRKFSSEDINFLQTVANVLATAIDRTQSQRQLDYFFNLSLDMFCIAGVDGSFKQVNTSFLTTLGYNASEMVNKNILSFVHPDDVEITKQELEKLSNGFPSVNFENRWLTNDGQYRWLAWKSLPYDEGIIYAVARDITLAKQAESQLRSLNEELETRVKDRTEELEQTTTQLRTFVQTAGTILLVLNQEYRIVEWNEEAEKVFGWRRDSVLGEDYFLLFIPPHEREFFKEKLNLTLKKGQVYRNLENKILTADGNERTILWNVNRFTDNHGRGIGIIACGQDIEEVRLAQLRLKLSEQRFRSIFHQAAVGILQVSLPGKLVLVNDKFSQLVGYNRDNLVDMDFHSLIHSDDVSPTLTDLSSLLGGNNATFEREIRLRCANGKFLWINLTMSVVWVSVDPSYFIAVINDISDRKKAEESLQKSEGRLNSVLSSLQDVVWSMSLPDLNLRYINPACQILYGYSPVDILVNRGILLEMVVPEYRQLVEDTWQEIMEDYHLGVLQNEYGKNWELEYKIQLSTGDTRWIRERSHIVYDEYGRAISIDGISTDVTERHLAEEKLFKSLQEKEILLKEVHHRVKNNLYVISGLLNLQSSYIEDEKLKSLFEDSQNRIQSMAVIHELLYQSDDLSEINFAEYINRLVSNLFLSYNHYHTGIKPITHLQECYLNIETAIPAGLLINELVTNAFKHAFPQREGEVTINLTTKDKEPIKLEVIDNGIGLPSNLDWEKNNSLGLRLVRLLSQQLDAEITVNANNQGTCFIISFTP, from the coding sequence ATGGTTTTCCATGAGGAATTAAATCTCTCCATTATTGACTATCATCCTATTCTCATTTTGCCGGATACTTCTTTTGAAGATGTAGTAAAAAAAATGGCGATGGGTTATGAGTATTTGATAGTTGTTGATGATTTAGTACCTTTGGGAGTTATTTCTCCACAAACCATTCTCAAAATAGTTGCCTCTAATATTAATGTTTATTCTTTAAGGGCTAAAAAATTTTGTGAAACTTTTCCTTGTTATCAAGAAAAAGAATTACCTAATTTATTTACGATAACTCAAAATATTTATAAGAAAAAATATATAATTTATGGATGTGTAAATAATCGAGGTAACTTAAATGGAATTATATCAGATAAAAGTATTTGCAGTTATTTTAACACAGAATCTTTTTATCACAGTATATCTATTTCTGAAGTTATTGAGCCTAATTTAACTCTAGTTAAAAGTAATTTATCTTTAGCTTCAGCTATTCACAAACTAAATGTGAATAAACATCTTAAAGGATTTATTTTTGAGGAGAATTGTTCCTTAAAAATTGTTACTTATTCCACAATAATTAGTTCTATTCTTACTCATGATTGGAAAGGTGAAACTCTCGGACAATTAGAAACAAAAGAATTACCTTATCGAGAAGATCATGAAAAAATTACTTTAATAAGTAGTCTTTTAGAACAAAATCCGAATCTATTAATTAATCATTATTTCCCTGATTCTGTAATTAATTCTTGTTTAATTAACAATTATAGTAGTGACTATCAAGATAATGATAATAATTGTTATTTTAAAATCTACAATCGACTTAGTATAATAACATCTAACAGTCTTATTAAAGTATTAACACCGCCGTGGCAACAAGAATATTTAAGACAACAACAACGAGAATTAAACAGAATAAAAACTGCTTTTAAAGTTGAAAAAAAACAAGTTGAACAAGAAAAATTATTATCTCAATTAAGTCAACGCATTCGCAAATCTTTACATTTAGAAGAAATTTTAAAAAGTACGGTAAATGAAGTTAGACATTTTTTAGCCTGCGATCGAGTCATTGTCTATCAATTATATCCTGATGGAGACGGAGTCATTATTGCCGAATCAGTTATTGAAGGAGTAGCGTCTATTTTAGGGCGAGTAGTACAAGATCATTGTTTTGCTAAAGATTTTATTAAACCCTATCTAAACGGTAGAATTCAAGCTGTCGATAACGTTTTTGAAGCTAATCTTTCTCCTTGTCATCTCGACTTGTTATTAGGAATAGAAATACAGGCGAATCTAGTTGTACCAATTATTTTTCATGATGGTTTATGGGGGTTATTAGCCGCCCAAAATTGCCTTCAACCTCGTCACTGGCTAGAAGATGAGTTAGAATTACTGCAAAAATTAGCCTCTCAAGTTGCGATCGCAATACAACAGTCAGAATACGCCCAAAAAGCCCTACAAGTAGCACAATATCAAACAGCGATTGCGACATTAGGGAATACGGCATTAATTAGTAATAACTTAGATACTCTAATTAATACTACCGTTAAGATTGTCAGTGAAACTCTTAAAGTAGAATATTGCGATTTATTACAATTACAACCAAATCGAGCTTCCTTTGTATTAAAAGCGGGAATAGGATGGGCAAAAGAATGGATAGGATTAGCTCAAATTGGCTCGTCACCTCGTTGGATGCCCGGATATACATTAAAAGTTCTTCATCCAGTAATAACAGAAGATTTACTGGTAGAAACTCGCTTTAGTCCCTCTCCTATTTTACATAATAGTGGTATTATTAGCGGCGCTACAGTTCATATTGCCAGTCAACAAGGTTGTTTTGGTGTAATGGGGATTTATAGTCAAAATCCTCGCAAATTTTCTTCTGAAGACATTAATTTTTTACAAACTGTTGCTAATGTTTTAGCTACCGCCATCGATCGAACTCAATCGCAACGACAATTAGACTACTTTTTTAATTTATCTCTTGATATGTTTTGTATTGCAGGAGTAGATGGTTCATTTAAACAGGTGAATACCAGTTTTCTTACTACTTTAGGTTACAATGCGTCTGAGATGGTAAACAAAAATATTCTATCTTTTGTACATCCTGATGATGTAGAAATTACCAAACAAGAATTAGAAAAATTAAGTAATGGTTTTCCGAGTGTTAACTTTGAAAATCGCTGGTTAACAAATGATGGACAATATCGCTGGTTAGCATGGAAAAGCCTTCCCTACGATGAAGGGATTATTTACGCTGTGGCTAGAGATATAACCCTAGCTAAACAAGCAGAATCCCAGTTACGCAGTCTTAACGAAGAATTGGAAACCAGAGTAAAAGATAGAACAGAAGAACTAGAACAAACTACCACGCAATTAAGAACATTCGTACAAACAGCAGGTACTATTTTACTGGTACTTAATCAAGAATATCGTATCGTAGAATGGAATGAGGAGGCGGAAAAAGTTTTTGGTTGGCGCAGAGATTCCGTATTAGGAGAAGACTATTTCTTATTATTTATTCCTCCCCATGAGAGAGAGTTTTTTAAAGAAAAACTTAACCTTACCCTAAAAAAAGGACAAGTTTATCGTAACTTAGAAAACAAAATTTTAACTGCTGATGGTAATGAAAGAACAATATTATGGAATGTTAACCGTTTTACTGATAATCATGGTCGTGGAATTGGTATCATTGCTTGTGGACAAGATATAGAAGAAGTTAGACTAGCACAATTACGATTAAAATTAAGTGAGCAACGTTTTCGTAGTATTTTTCATCAAGCCGCCGTCGGTATTTTACAAGTTAGTCTGCCGGGTAAATTAGTTTTGGTTAATGATAAGTTTAGTCAGCTAGTCGGTTATAATCGGGACAATTTAGTTGATATGGATTTTCATTCCTTAATTCATTCCGATGATGTTTCTCCTACTCTCACCGATTTATCTAGTCTATTGGGAGGAAATAATGCTACTTTTGAACGAGAAATTCGTTTAAGATGTGCCAATGGTAAATTTTTATGGATTAATCTTACTATGTCTGTAGTTTGGGTATCTGTTGATCCATCTTACTTTATCGCTGTAATCAATGATATTAGCGATCGAAAAAAAGCCGAAGAATCGTTACAAAAAAGTGAAGGGCGTTTAAATAGTGTTCTTAGTTCATTACAAGACGTAGTTTGGTCAATGTCTCTACCTGACTTGAATTTGCGATATATAAATCCAGCTTGTCAAATATTATATGGTTATTCCCCAGTGGATATATTAGTCAATCGTGGTATTTTATTAGAAATGGTAGTGCCAGAATATCGTCAATTAGTAGAAGATACATGGCAAGAGATTATGGAAGATTATCATTTAGGGGTTTTACAAAACGAATATGGCAAAAATTGGGAATTGGAATATAAAATTCAGCTATCTACAGGAGATACTCGTTGGATTAGAGAACGATCGCACATAGTATATGATGAATATGGTAGAGCAATAAGTATTGATGGTATTTCCACTGATGTCACAGAAAGACATCTAGCAGAAGAAAAACTGTTTAAATCTTTACAAGAAAAAGAAATTTTACTAAAAGAAGTTCATCATCGAGTCAAAAACAATCTTTATGTTATCTCTGGATTGCTCAACTTACAATCTAGTTATATTGAAGACGAAAAACTCAAAAGCCTTTTTGAAGATAGTCAAAATCGAATTCAAAGTATGGCAGTGATTCACGAATTATTATATCAATCCGATGACCTTTCTGAGATCAATTTTGCCGAATATATTAACCGTCTTGTGTCGAATCTTTTCCTTTCTTATAATCATTACCATACGGGTATCAAACCCATTACCCATCTCCAAGAATGTTATTTAAATATTGAAACGGCTATCCCCGCAGGATTATTAATTAATGAATTAGTTACTAATGCCTTTAAACACGCTTTCCCCCAAAGAGAAGGAGAAGTCACAATAAATTTGACCACAAAAGATAAAGAACCGATAAAATTAGAAGTAATAGACAATGGCATCGGATTACCATCTAATTTAGATTGGGAAAAAAATAACTCCCTAGGATTACGCTTAGTTAGATTATTAAGTCAACAATTAGATGCAGAAATAACAGTTAACGCTAATAATCAAGGTACTTGTTTTATTATTAGTTTTACACCTTAA
- a CDS encoding DUF29 domain-containing protein, producing MTVIEKLDLKDLYEIDDYLWIQETVKLLKEKKFNELDLENLIEELDDLRREKKHKVESLLEQIIRHLLLLQYWEEERERNYRHWLSEVISFRGQIKRRMTKNFYNYLDENISQIYEYARKYVKAKSGLDIFPVDCPYTLQQLLDEDWFPQFLK from the coding sequence ATGACAGTAATTGAGAAACTAGACTTAAAAGATTTATACGAAATTGATGATTATTTATGGATACAAGAAACCGTAAAATTATTAAAAGAAAAAAAATTTAATGAACTAGATTTAGAAAATTTAATTGAGGAGTTAGATGATTTGCGGAGAGAAAAAAAACATAAAGTAGAAAGTCTTTTAGAGCAAATAATTAGACATTTATTATTATTGCAATATTGGGAGGAAGAAAGAGAAAGAAATTATCGTCATTGGCTCTCAGAAGTTATCAGTTTTAGAGGACAAATTAAGAGACGGATGACTAAAAATTTTTATAACTATTTAGATGAGAATATCTCACAAATTTATGAATACGCTAGAAAATATGTCAAAGCTAAATCAGGATTAGATATTTTTCCTGTAGATTGTCCATATACATTACAGCAATTATTAGATGAAGATTGGTTTCCTCAATTTTTAAAATAA
- a CDS encoding GNAT family N-acetyltransferase translates to MSRELTTRFLSENEYKKWAKFVLESPTGSIYSLPEYLEILCQITGDSFRILGVFQGIELVGGIALYETWSAFSLVAVASPRSLLSFHSPVLKHYSSNYPSKIRARYVAILESLINKLLELPYVYLNLSISHLINDMRPFLKVGWQVYPHYTYIINLKDTNKVWLNIEQNLRRLVDRAVKNGLNFSDDDDFDSFYKLHSETYQRKGLQLYLSENQYRKYYELLREKNLCRLHQVRLNNGQSIGAFLILNDNKSRSYTIFAGSDHNYLNLGSATFLRWKSFEHLGKLGYETNDLMGSSLNKVGHFKNQLGGELVTNWIVIKPPHWSYLIYRKFVEFTKLK, encoded by the coding sequence ATGAGTCGAGAATTAACAACAAGATTTTTATCAGAAAATGAATATAAAAAATGGGCAAAATTTGTATTAGAATCCCCAACGGGAAGTATTTATAGTTTGCCTGAATATTTAGAAATTTTATGTCAAATAACAGGAGATAGTTTTAGGATTTTAGGTGTATTTCAAGGAATAGAATTAGTTGGTGGTATTGCTCTTTATGAAACCTGGTCTGCTTTTTCTTTAGTTGCGGTAGCTTCTCCTCGATCACTTTTATCTTTTCATAGTCCAGTTTTAAAACATTATTCGAGTAATTATCCTAGTAAAATAAGAGCTAGATATGTGGCTATTTTAGAGAGTTTAATTAACAAATTATTAGAATTACCCTATGTTTATTTAAACCTTAGTATTTCTCATTTAATTAATGATATGAGACCTTTTTTAAAAGTGGGATGGCAAGTTTATCCCCATTATACTTATATTATTAATCTTAAAGACACTAATAAAGTTTGGTTAAATATAGAGCAAAATTTACGGCGTTTAGTCGATCGAGCTGTAAAAAATGGTTTAAATTTTAGTGATGATGATGATTTTGATAGTTTTTATAAATTGCATTCAGAAACTTATCAAAGAAAAGGATTACAATTATATTTGTCAGAAAATCAGTATCGAAAATATTATGAACTTTTGCGGGAAAAAAATCTTTGCCGACTTCATCAAGTACGTTTAAATAACGGTCAATCGATCGGTGCATTTCTAATTTTAAACGATAATAAATCTCGCAGTTATACTATTTTTGCGGGGAGTGATCATAATTACTTAAATCTTGGTAGTGCCACTTTTTTGCGTTGGAAATCTTTTGAACATTTAGGAAAACTTGGATATGAAACTAATGATTTAATGGGATCTTCATTAAACAAAGTTGGTCATTTTAAAAATCAATTAGGAGGAGAATTAGTTACTAACTGGATAGTGATAAAACCGCCTCATTGGAGTTATCTTATTTATCGAAAATTTGTTGAATTTACAAAGTTAAAATGA
- a CDS encoding lipopolysaccharide biosynthesis protein — translation MSIKQKTIQGFFWSILQNWGSQAGSFIVFLILARLLTPEDFGLVSLANVLLALMNIFLEQGLSSALIQREKLEREHLDTVFCTQVIIGIFLTLISFFLADSIANIFNQPQLIPIIKCLSFLFIINSFGHVYQAILKRELNFKIMAIRSLIAIFISGILAIFIAFLGAGVWSLVIQQFVFESIVVLVMSKAVNWRPMFRFSYRHFQELFSFSFYVLSYQFMNFVERKFDNLLVGYFLGEIALGYYTIAHRILEVMNQLLVGTLNQVALPLFARLQNHSQSFLETFYRATQWTCLITFPIFSATIILSSELIITLFGEKWLHVIPIMQILSLGGIIYTITSFQKSAFLALGKPNLQLKLGLINSILNFVFCLTAVKWGVTAIALAYVTSNYIVFPIGQLMLNRLIILSWKTYLSKFLAPITCTLMMILGLLLTKIILTPYLSPLLILISCSIIGFLIYLVTLRIFFTELFKEILNLISGT, via the coding sequence ATGAGTATAAAACAAAAAACTATTCAAGGGTTTTTTTGGTCAATCCTTCAAAATTGGGGTAGTCAAGCAGGTTCATTCATTGTCTTTTTAATTTTAGCTCGTTTATTAACTCCTGAAGATTTCGGTTTAGTGAGTCTGGCTAATGTGCTTTTAGCTTTGATGAATATTTTTCTTGAACAAGGGTTAAGTTCTGCATTAATTCAACGAGAAAAATTAGAGAGAGAACATTTAGATACCGTTTTTTGTACTCAAGTAATAATCGGAATCTTTTTAACTTTAATTAGTTTTTTTCTAGCCGATTCGATCGCAAATATTTTTAATCAACCGCAATTAATACCTATTATTAAATGTTTATCTTTTTTATTTATTATTAATTCTTTTGGTCATGTTTACCAAGCAATTTTAAAGCGAGAATTAAACTTTAAAATCATGGCAATTCGCTCATTAATTGCAATTTTTATTAGCGGAATTTTAGCTATCTTTATCGCTTTTTTAGGAGCAGGAGTTTGGAGTTTAGTTATTCAACAATTTGTTTTTGAATCTATCGTGGTTTTAGTAATGTCAAAAGCTGTTAATTGGCGACCTATGTTCAGATTTTCTTATAGACATTTTCAAGAATTATTTAGTTTTAGTTTTTATGTTTTATCATATCAATTTATGAATTTTGTTGAAAGAAAATTTGATAATTTACTCGTTGGTTATTTTTTAGGTGAAATTGCTTTAGGATATTATACGATCGCCCATCGTATTTTAGAAGTAATGAATCAATTATTAGTAGGGACATTAAATCAAGTTGCTTTACCTTTATTTGCTCGTTTACAAAATCATTCTCAAAGTTTTTTAGAGACTTTTTATCGCGCAACTCAATGGACTTGTTTAATAACTTTTCCTATATTTTCTGCCACTATTATTCTTAGTTCAGAATTAATAATAACTTTATTTGGAGAAAAGTGGCTTCATGTTATTCCGATTATGCAAATATTAAGTTTAGGAGGAATAATTTACACAATTACTTCCTTTCAAAAATCTGCTTTTTTAGCTTTAGGAAAACCAAATTTACAGTTGAAATTAGGACTAATTAATAGTATTTTAAATTTCGTTTTTTGTTTAACAGCCGTAAAATGGGGTGTGACAGCGATCGCTCTTGCTTATGTAACGAGTAATTATATTGTGTTTCCGATTGGACAACTAATGTTAAATAGACTAATTATTCTTTCTTGGAAAACTTATTTAAGTAAATTTTTAGCTCCTATAACTTGTACATTAATGATGATTTTAGGTTTATTATTAACCAAAATAATCTTAACTCCATATCTGAGTCCGTTACTTATTTTAATTAGTTGCTCAATAATTGGATTTTTAATTTATCTTGTAACTTTAAGAATATTTTTTACTGAATTATTTAAAGAAATATTAAATTTAATTAGCGGTACTTAA